ATTATTAGTTGGTTCTTCAATAAACAAAATATATTGTTCACTATTTGTTCCTGAAATACTTGTGACTGTCATGTCTGCATCATAACTACCTAAGAAATCTTTAATGACTGAGTTATCATTATCATCGTCTTTGTTGCATTGCGTCAGAATGAATAAACTCAAAAAGACTAAACCTGCAATTATCAAAATTTTATTTTTCATTTAATTTTCTAAACATACTCAACATGGCTTTGTACAGCAATAAAATGATAATAAATACCACCAACCTAAAAGTGAAATAGTGGTTGAAATCCGTCCATGCAGAATTTTGCACCACCAAAACAGCCAGCACACTCATTCTAACAATATTTACAAACTGGATAAGCAATAATCCCCCAACAATAAAAACCAACTTCCTGGCCAGGGAAACCGAAGGGGTGAGAATAATCAATGATAGATAGAGGTACATCATTTCCATGCCCAGGCAATAATTCCCAACGCCTACCCCGCTGCTGTCGAGAATGGCAATATTGCGAATGGTAGGAGTAGCCGAATAACCCAACAGTTCAAGAAAACGGGATGTCAATTGAACCAGTACATCTGCCATAAAAGCATTGAGCATTTCCCAGTAATAGGAAAGTGCAGGGAAAATCCGTTCATCAATAGGAGTGCTCTGCTCGCCCAGCACCCACATTAATATTCGCCAGGAAATATAGGCCAGTGCAAGATGGATTACAAAGCGCAGCGGTTTGTTGGAGGAAAGCATGTGGCTAAATTAGCGCAATCCTAAATGAAAATTCTATATTAGAAGCAGATTCCTTTGAATTATGCAGCTATTGGATCAATGTGGATATACAGTGAGGTTGAAAGAAATGCCTAAACGCATTGTATCCCTAGTGCCCTCGCAAACAGAACTGCTTTTCGACCTGGGTTTGGGCGACAGGGTTAAAGGCATCACTAAATTCTGCATACATCCCCAACAATGGCAAAATGAAAAGAACATCATTGGCGGCACCAAAAACCTGAATATTCGCCAGATACTGGATTTAGAACCCGACCTGATCATTGCCAACAAAGAGGAAAACCGAAAAACCCAGGTAGAGAAACTCCAAGAATTTTGCCCGGTTTATATTTCTGATGTGCGCAATATTGCTGCTGCTTTGGAAATGATTACTGACATTGGTCGGCTGACTCAAAAAGAAAGAGAGGCCAATAAAATTGCGCTGGATATTGAAGTGAAGTTTGCAAATTTCAAACCACAAAACCAGGAAGAAGAACGTGTAGCCTATTTGATTTGGAAAGAACCCCTGATGGTAGTCGGAAATGATAATTTTATACACAGCCTGTTGGAATGGGCAGGCTGGATCAATGTTTTTGGCGATCAAGCCCGTTATCCA
The nucleotide sequence above comes from Chitinophagales bacterium. Encoded proteins:
- a CDS encoding exosortase/archaeosortase family protein; its protein translation is MLSSNKPLRFVIHLALAYISWRILMWVLGEQSTPIDERIFPALSYYWEMLNAFMADVLVQLTSRFLELLGYSATPTIRNIAILDSSGVGVGNYCLGMEMMYLYLSLIILTPSVSLARKLVFIVGGLLLIQFVNIVRMSVLAVLVVQNSAWTDFNHYFTFRLVVFIIILLLYKAMLSMFRKLNEK
- a CDS encoding helical backbone metal receptor, with the translated sequence MQLLDQCGYTVRLKEMPKRIVSLVPSQTELLFDLGLGDRVKGITKFCIHPQQWQNEKNIIGGTKNLNIRQILDLEPDLIIANKEENRKTQVEKLQEFCPVYISDVRNIAAALEMITDIGRLTQKEREANKIALDIEVKFANFKPQNQEEERVAYLIWKEPLMVVGNDNFIHSLLEWAGWINVFGDQARYPSITESELKAAKPDQIMLSTEPYNFSEKDIPYFKSLLPMAKVQLVDGERFSWYGSRMKQAPAYIHAIRNS